A stretch of the Notamacropus eugenii isolate mMacEug1 chromosome 2, mMacEug1.pri_v2, whole genome shotgun sequence genome encodes the following:
- the LOC140525444 gene encoding uncharacterized protein, with protein sequence MANTCFSGSCVPTNSAVSVCSSDRSCGSNVCLPSSCTGSSWQLDDCPESCCEPSCCSPCCCPAPCCPPTCPLTLLCRPVCCVPATCQTACELSPCQPVCTSSCSPSCCHTSSCQAPTCCVPVCALQSCFRVPVCYKLSCCGTTTSCPVSSCCQPSCCRPPCCVSLVCRPVCSPPTCCVPLSCTPSCCTNTSSSSCCCAPSCCPAPTCCRPSSSVSLICRPTCGKPACCPTTCGLKPCC encoded by the coding sequence ATGGCAAACACCTGCTTTTCTGGGTCCTGTGTTCCCACAAACTCGGCTGTCTCCGTCTGCTCCAGTGACAGGAGCTGTGGCAGCAACGTCTGCTTGCCCAGTTCTTGCACGGGCTCCTCCTGGCAGCTGGATGACTGCCCAGAGAGCTGCTGTGAGCCCAGCTGCTGCAGCCCCTGCTGCTGCCCAGCGCCATGCTGCCCACCGACCTGCCCCCTGACCCTGCTGTGCCGTCCAGTCTGCTGCGTGCCCGCCACCTGCCAAACAGCCTGTGAACTCAGCCCCTGCCAGCCTGTCTGCACCTCCTCCTGCTCCCCATCCTGCTGCCACACATCCAGCTGCCAAGCCCCTACCTGCTGCGTGCCTGTCTGTGCACTGCAGTCCTGCTTCCGCGTCCCTGTGTGCTACAAGCTCAGCTGTTGTGGGACCACAACCTCTTGTCCAGTGTCCTCCTGCTGCCAGCCCAGCTGCTGCCGCCCTCCCTGCTGTGTGTCCCTCGTCTGCCGGCCTGTGTGCAGCCCACCCACCTGCTGTGTGCCTCTCTCCTGCACACCCTCCTGCTGCACCAACACATCCTCCTCCTCTTGCTGCTGTGCACCCTCCTGCTGTCCCGCCCCCACCTGCTGCCGCCCTTCCTCCTCTGTGTCCCTCATCTGCCGCCCCACCTGCGGCAAACCTGCCTGCTGCCCTACCACCTGTGGACTGAAACCTTGCTGTTGA
- the LOC140525442 gene encoding uncharacterized protein, translated as MANTCFSGSCVPTNSAVSVCSSDRSCGSNVCLPSSCTGSSWQLDDCPESCCEPSCCSPCCCPAPCCPPTCPLTLLCRPVCCAPATCQTACELSPCQPVCTSSCSPSCCHTSSCQAPTCCVPVCALQSCFRVPVCYKLSCCGTTTSCPVSSCCQPSCCRPPCCVSLVCRPVCSPPTCCVPLSCTPSCCTNTSSSSCCCAPSCCPAPTCCRPSSSVSLICRPTCGKPACCPTTCGLKPCC; from the coding sequence ATGGCAAACACCTGCTTTTCTGGGTCCTGTGTTCCCACAAACTCGGCTGTCTCCGTCTGCTCCAGTGACAGGAGCTGTGGCAGCAACGTCTGCTTGCCCAGTTCTTGCACGGGCTCCTCCTGGCAGCTGGATGACTGCCCAGAGAGCTGCTGTGAGCCCAGCTGCTGCAGCCCCTGCTGCTGCCCAGCGCCATGCTGCCCACCGACCTGCCCCCTGACCCTGCTGTGCCGTCCAGTCTGCTGCGCGCCCGCCACCTGCCAAACAGCCTGTGAACTCAGCCCCTGCCAGCCTGTCTGCACCTCCTCCTGCTCCCCATCCTGCTGCCACACATCCAGCTGCCAAGCCCCTACCTGCTGCGTGCCTGTCTGTGCACTGCAGTCCTGCTTCCGCGTCCCTGTGTGCTACAAGCTCAGCTGTTGTGGGACCACAACCTCTTGTCCAGTGTCCTCCTGCTGCCAGCCCAGCTGCTGCCGCCCTCCCTGCTGTGTGTCCCTCGTCTGCCGGCCTGTGTGCAGCCCACCCACCTGCTGTGTGCCTCTCTCCTGCACACCCTCCTGCTGCACCAACACATCCTCCTCCTCTTGCTGCTGTGCACCCTCCTGCTGTCCCGCCCCCACCTGCTGCCGCCCTTCCTCCTCTGTGTCCCTCATCTGCCGCCCCACCTGCGGCAAACCTGCCTGCTGCCCTACCACCTGTGGACTGAAACCTTGCTGTTGA